GGAGTTCAAGCTGTTAGAAGATCAGTTGGGCAGCGTGGACTTTTATAATACCTATTACCAGGAATTTTTAAAACTGGAAAGCTTTCCATCACAACTCCTGGAATACTTCAAAAATAAAACTGATGTTGAACTCATCGCTTTGCAAAAATTGCTTGATGAAAAAAAATGGACTGACGTTGAAGGAGGAATGATTTCACAACTTATTCAGAAGCTCGGCAAAATGGCATGGCTCAATCCCGATAAGGATAGAAAGGCGATTGCGGATTTTTTAAACGAAGAGTGGAAAGATTTCAGAAAGGATTTTAAAAAGGAAAAGTTTGATTTCACTTTACTGGAGCAGGGTGTACATGAATTTCGCAGGCAATTGCGGTGGTTCAGTATTTATGCGCAGGCGCTCGACGGATTGATTCAACTGAAAGACAATCCTGAACATGCCGCTGAACTGAGCAAATACCTTACACCGGAAATTCTGAATTCACCGTTTAATAAAATGCCGGCTGGCCAGGAGAGTGTTACTCCCATATATATTTCTGCGCCTGATTTCTATGTAACCAGTTGGTTGATCAATGAGATCGGCACATTGAAAGATGAGGGTTTGCGCATCCATACCCTTGTTGAAGCCATCAGTGCAACAGGAATGAAAAGTAAAACAGAAGCAACAGGTTATGCTGCTTCATTGCTTAAAGTAAGTCAAGAAGCAGGAAAAACTCTTTCAAAAAAGGCAAGCTCAGTTGCAGGAGAATTGATGGGGGAAATAAGTATGAAGTATGAATAGTCTGGTGTTAAACCTGAATTGCAGTCAACTTTAGCAGGGTTTGCAGTTGTAATTCACAAGGAGGTTACAGGTGCTGACCCTGCCAAAGTTTACTCCACTGAGTGATAATTTTATACCTCACTTATGGCTCACAAAAATCGGCAGCGATTGATTCTTCAATAATTTGGAAGCAGCACTTCTTGAAAAGAATCTGGATACTGCATTGCGCCCGAATGCTCCCATGATGATCAATGGATTTTTTAATCGTTCGGCGATATTTAAGATGGCTTCTTCTGCTTCACCGGTGAAGTTTTCCGTTTCTACATGGCGGTAGTGAATGGATATGTATTCCTGCATCAGGTTCTGGTAATCAAGCACCTCTTCTTTGGTTCTGGTAATAGATAGTATAGTCGCTGGTAATTCCTGCGACAGGTTGGGAAACAACTGGGTAAACTGTTTTATGGCGTACACTGACGGTGCTTTTCCATCGAAGGAAAGCAACAGACTTTCCATAGGATTGAACTGATCAGGAACTGCCATTACCGGACATTCCGCGTCCAGCAGCACATCCTTCAAAAAACTTGCTTCGCCCATTACGTTGGAAAAAAAAGTGCGGTAGCCAATCACAATCAGGTCTGCGAACAGACTTTCCCGCACCAGTTCATTTACCGGTACGCCTTTGTCGAGGTGCACCTGGTAACTGATACCTCTTTGCTTACAGATACTTTCAAATTTTGAAATGCTCTCTGAGAATTTACCGTCATCCTCATGTTCCATTTTTTCAAGCAGTGCAGCATTAAAGGTGAAATAATCTTCCCCAAACAAAGTAGCATACCCAACGTAACTGAGGTCTTCGATAAAAACTCCGACAATCATTGCTCCTTCATTACCGGAGAGATGGAAAGCATATTCAAGAGCACCTTCAGAGAACACTGTGCCGTCAAATGCAACAAGGATTTTTTTCATACAGGAAAATTTAAGAATGACACACTTTACTCAACAACTAACCTTCACACAAAGTAAATTCTTCATGATTAAAAAAACTGTCCGGCTTTGTTAAAACAGTGAGTCCATAAAATTATGGAATTGAGAGAAGTATATTCAAAAATAATCTCTCACCGCAACAGGTTGAATGAACCTAAGCTGAATGACTGATTGGTCGGTTTGCGTTCCTACCTGTTTCATGTTCCATAAAAGCTGAATTGGCTTTTCGCGATAGCTGAAATTGTACAATTACCATTGCCGTTAACAGCAACAATGCAATTAACTGATGAAGCACACCGAAAGTAACGGGAATCTTTCCAAGCGAATTAATAAGTGTAAGAATTCCAAGCAGCACCTGAACTGTTACCAGCAGCGGCAACATCAGCAAAATGTTTTTTAGAAAAGGTGTTGCAACTTGCCTGCGGCATTTCCAGTAAAAGACAAACATGCAAATGGCAATTGTATATCCCAGTGAACGATGCACGACTTGTATCATTCCAATATTGCTTATAAAATTAGATAACCATGGTCGCTGAAGAAATATCCCGTGCGGAATATAGCCGGCTCCGATTTTTGGAAAGGTTGGATAGAAAAGCGCTGCTTTATTACCTGCCATCAATCCGCCGTAAAAAATCTGCAGGAATAAGAGGGTCAGCAGTATTGTTGAAAAATTCTTCATGGAAAGTATAGCGCCCGCATCGTGTTCCGGTTGCAATAATTCAAGTGCTACCCAAAGCAGGTAGCAATATAAAATCAAAGCAAGTATCAGATGCGCGCTGAGGTTGATTGGATTCACCCAGGGCTTGTCGATCAAGCCACTCTGCACCATAATCCATCCAAGCAAACCCTGTAATGCGCCCAGCACAAAAATGAACAGCAGCTTTTTACCTAATTCCCGGTCAATCATTTTTTTCACGATAAAATACAGGAACGGTATAATGAAAGCAAAACCCATTAGCCTGGCCCAGAGACGATGTAGAAATTCCCACCAGAAAATAGATTTAAAACTCTCCACAGTCATATCGCTGTTCATCAGTTTATACTGCGGAAAGTGTTTGTATTGATCAAAAGCCCGTTGCCATTCAGTATTATTCATCGGAGGAATAGCACCCATGATCACATCCCATTGAGTGATGGAAAGGCCCGAACCTGTGAGCCGTGTGATGCCACCGAGCAAGACCTGTATCATGATCATAAATACGCCAGCCAATAGCCAATAGCCAACAAGTTTGTTAGAAGGGGAAGTCATGAGCAGAGAAAAAAATGCGATGGCGAAAATACAACAGAAACCATTGCCTGAAATGATACCATTCAAAAAGAAAATGAATTCGCAATCATCGCTGTAATCTAAAAAGAAAGCCGGTCCTTAACGGAACCGGCTTGTCTGAAGATTTTAAAAAGAGAAAGAAAATTATTTTAATTGTCTGTTTACCAACAAACCATCCTTCTTCATTTGTTCAAACACAAGTGCAGTGTAGGTTGCACTTTCTGTTGCCATATCAACCGGGTTGTAAACTTCTGATTGAACAGAATACAACAAAACATTTGTATTAGCATCAAACAGATTGCCCTCCAGATAATAGGTCTGATCCGTTTCATAATAGCCGGGCGTGGTAACCACCGAGCTTGTATAATTATAATATCCGTAAGGACTTCTGTAATAACCACCATACGCGCCGTATCCACCATAAGCACCACCATAGTAAGTTCCACCGTAGCCATAACCATAACTTGGAGTATAGGTAGTGGTTCCCTGAACATACCGGGTTTCGCTTTTGCTGTTAATTAAGGCAACCGTAAAAATGAGATCGCATCCATTCTCTTTTATTTTTTGAATCAGCAGGCTCGTATCAATTGTAGAGGTATTGGGTGGAAAAATATCAAGACTCTTAAGTGTCCCAATTCCATAAGCTTTTGCTGCATTCGCAAGGTCATTTTCCACAGTGGTCTTTGCTGCAAGACTACCGGAAAGAACCGCAATAAAAACTTTTTTGTAGTTGGGTTTAGCGGCAATTGCTTCTTTGTTAACCCATGAACCGGTAATTTCCTGAGATACGCCGCAAGATGAAATTCCGATTACCCATGTAAGAAGTAAAATGTAGATTATGTTTTTCATGCCCCAAATGTATGCAATTCAGCTATTATTGCGCCTCCACAGTTGAAATAATGTGAAGCTGAAGCATTTTATATATGCCTGTTATTGATTAAAAACGACGTTCTGATTGGTTTTCCTATTCACGCCCAGTTCAATGTTCTCATCCCCGGTTTCATAAGGTAAAAAAGTCAGAATCAGTTGCAGCATTTCATCGGTGGTGCGCATACTGCCGTTTCTTCCTTCCACTTCCTGAGGAGGATCGTGCGGATTGTTTGGATTCGCAGTGGTATTATCCATCACAGCCACCACTTCAATGGTTGATCCTGCGGGAATGTGCAGCATTTTTTCATACGTATAAAAATATTGCCAGCGAAAATCCCAATGGTTAATGCGTATCAGTGGAAGTGTATCACCGTTAGGTTTCAATGCATAAGCAACAAATGATTTGCCCAGCAAATGCATGTGCGGGTTGACAGTAAGCAATGAGATGTCGCTCAGTATTTTTGCCCGGGTAATAAATGTCATCACTGTATCAGGTGGAATTACGAGGAATGGAACAATATCTGATATTCCAAGTGTACCAAGTTGAATTTCCTGCACAGGTCTTTTGGATGGAGTAGCTCCAAAAAAAATATTTACATACGACGTATCCAGCACATCTTCCATTGCAGGTCCGTAATGAATATCGTTCAGGTAAATGATGCCCTTTCTTTTTACAAAAAATCCACCGATACTTTCCGGATATAACATGGTGATGACGCCTGGCAAGTAGTTGGTAGCAGAATGAATGTAATGATCATTGCCGGGATAGCTGCCGTCATCATTCAGCAAATTCATTTTCCTGAAAACTGATTCACGCGTCTCCTCTTTTGTATCAAGCGCATATTCACCCGCGAAAATGTTTTGCTTCTTATCATCATCATAAAAAATAATCCGGCCGTTCACATGGTGTACCAGTTTGCTGCCTGGCACAAATTCAATGGCCCTGATAAAAGTATCACTGGCCAATTCAAACGGAATTTTCATTACCATGAAACGGTCGGTATGATCACCCTTCACGAGGAAAGGTTTTATTTTCAACACCATGTCGGGTTTTCCGATCATTGAGCCTGTCGGAAATTGTGGAGCAGGCGGAATTTTTGAGGAGTCTCCTATTGGCGCCCCCGCATCTACCCATTGATTAATAATGGAAACCTGGTCTGCCGATAATTGATTCTCTCCAAGAAAATGAGTGTAAGAAGGATCTGCAGGCCATGGCGGCATAATACCTTTGTTAATGATTTCGCGGATGGTTTTGCTGCGCTTGGCTACATCTTTATAACTGATAAGTGAAAAAGGAGCCGGTGTTCCTGGTCTGTGACACTTAGTGCATTTATCGTAGATAATTGGAGCAACGTCATTCGAAAATGTTATCGCATTTTTTTGTGAGCATGACAAAAAAGTTACTGCAACCAGAAAGAAAATAACACCCATCATAAACTGGTGTGTAATACAATTAATGCGTGCAAATTTATTTTTCATCTTGTTAAATACTTTGCCAAGATAGCATTACAACAGAAAAGCTGACGCACTTTAATACTGATCACAAACGAACAGGGTTTGTATCCATTCACCAATTGCTTTGCAATTTATTCTATGTAACAACCAATAGCTTTTGTGGAATCAGGTGAAACAGGTTTGTTTTGAAGCAGGGCACTCACGGCATCAGTCAGATAATGAGCAGTAACAATTGGACGCACCTTGCCAATCTCATAACCCCAGTTATCAATCATGCCACGATAAAGTATTGCGCCGTTATTACTTACCAGGAAAGCCTCAGGCGTTATGGTTGCCCGGAGCTTTTTTTGCAGCACAAATTCGGGATCCAGCAGTATTGGGAATTGTAAACGGTTTTTTCCGCTGTACGCAATGATTTCATTTTCCGGATAATTTTTTCCGGCAACTACTCCGATCAGCAGAATGTTTTGTTTCTTAAAAACGCTGTCCAGTTCACGCAATGTTTTTCCATAGGAGTTGCAAAAAGGACATTCAGGCTGAAGAAAAACAATAACCGATGCCTTTTTTGAATGAAGTTCTGAAAAGGGAAAATTTTCATGCTGAACTGAAATAAGTTCAACTGAAAATAAATCTGATGTCGTTTTTTTGTTTGAACAACCGGAAATATAAAATGACAAAAGAAACAATGCGAAAAGCAAAAGTGATTTCATAACACAACAATTCGATTCAAAGGTAATCTGCCAATTGTAAATGAAATTCAAATTGTTTCACAATCTTCAAATTTTTCCTACTGAATAATTGCGTTAGGTTCAGTTAATCTCCATTTTTACCTAACTAAAAATTAACAACTTTGCTCACCCAATAAATTAAATGTCTCTTATCATTTTAACAACTTCAATCAATGCACCGATTCAGCGCTGCTTTGATCTTTCACGGAGTATTGATCTGCATATGCATTCCACTTCCAAAACAAAAGAGAAAGCTATTGCCGGCGTTACTGCAGGATTGATCGGATCGAATGAATCAGTTATCTGGCGTGCCAAACATCTAGGTGTTTACCAGCAACTTACAGTCGCGATTACGGCATTTGACAACCCAAATTCATTTACGGATACCATGGTGAAAGGCATTTTCAAAAGCATGCAACATGAACATCGATTTGAATCAAAGGGAAATACAACCATCATGACTGATCATCTCCATTTTAAAGCGCCACTCGGAATATTGGGAACGCTGGCCGAAAAATTATTTCTCACCGATTATATGAAATGCTTTCTGCTGGAAAGAAATCAAATGATTAAAACAGTGGCTGAATCCGAAACATGGAGAAAATACCTTCCTTCCTGAGAAGAATTTGTAATCATGGAATGACTCACAAACCTGTTACGTACCTTTTTCCAAATCATTTCTAAGGGCATCAATATGCTGCAACATATTACTCAGTCCGCCTGCAAGAAAACATACGATGGCCAGCCAATATCCAAAAACATAATCAATATGCAACAGGTAATTGCTGATGCCACCGGATTGTTTTTCAAGTGAACTGTCGAGCTGTATGCGCATCAACATCAACGAAAGTGCGCCACCAAGTCCAACCGCACTCAGTATCATTTCTTTTTGCAGAAAGAAAAGGAAACTTAATACCAACCCGCTGATTGCAAGTACCCATGCAGCTACCGCGAAATAATTGCGGTTGATGGTCTGATCTTGAATTTCCGTTTCCTCATGACTTTCCGTGCTATTCAATTCATTTGATTGATCGGCATTCTGCTGTATGTTCAACTTAGATCCGGTTACCAATTCGATTCCACTGATAGTCGCCAGATTTTTTTCATTACACTTCACATTCATGAACGGGAGAAAAAAACAAATGATCGCCATCCCAAAACTTGCAGAAGAAATATATTTTGATTGAATCAATGTCGGCTCTTTTTTCAAAAATACCATTTCAGTCTTATTACAGGTGCTTTGCTTTCAAATGAATTGACAATAGTCAACTTTCAGTTTATAGCGCTCAACATCGCATGTAGTGGGTGTACGACAATCTATAAAAATATCTGTTCAGACTTTCTTAACGCTTAACAAAATACAAAGACAGATCGCCAGAGTTTGTTTTTGCTTATTGGACTGAATTCATTACCAAAATGTTTAAAAAAGAGTCGCTCGCAAAGTCGCAAAGGCCGAAAAGGAAATAAGGGTATTTAACTTCGCGGGATTTGCGCCTTTGTGAAAAAAACCAAATGGTGGAAATGTAGTACACCCCATGTAGTCAATCATTTCAAAAATGAATGATCATCTCCTATCTTTGCGCGCCATGAACCAGTTAAAAATTTATAACAGCTTAAGCCGCACGAAAGAAATATTTAATGCAATCAATGCTCCATATGTGGGTATGTATGTTTGTGGACCGACAGTTAGCGGAGAAACACATCTTGGTCATTCACGTCCTTATGTCACTTTTGATATCCTGTTCCGTTACCTGACTTTTTCCGGTTACAAAGTCCGTTATGTACGAAACATCACAGACGCCGGACATTTTGAGGAAGAGGACCGCGAATCGGAAGATAAAGTAGCCAACAAAGCAAAGCTGGAGCGCCTTGAGCCGATGGAACTGGTGCAGAAGTACACCAACATCTATCATGATATGATGGACAAGCTGAATATTTTGCGGCCCAGTATTGAGCCTACGGCCACCGGTCACATCGTAGAACAGATCACCATGATCGAAGACATTATTGAAAAGGGATTTGCTTATGTGGTAAACGGATCGGTCTATTTTGATGTGACCAAATACGCGAAGCAAAATGACTACGGCCGCTTATCAGGAAGAAAAATTGAGGAGATGATTGCAGGCAGCCGTGAGTTGGAAGGTCAGGGTGAAAAACGCAATCCTGCTGATTTTGCGCTCTGGAAAAATGCGCCGCCGGAACACATCATGCGATGGAAAAGTCCATGGGGCGAAGGATTTCCCGGCTGGCACATTGAGTGCTCTGCCATGTCGTCGAAATATTTAGGAACGCCGTTCGATATTCATGGCGGCGGTATGGATCTTTTATTTCCGCATCATGAAAGTGAAATTGCGCAAACGAAAATTTCAACAGGACTTCCCATTGCCAACTACTGGATGCACAATAATATGATCACTATAAAGGGTCAGAAAATGAGCAAATCATTGGGCAATACCATCACTATTTCACAGATGTTTAACGGCGATCATCCATTGCTGGACAAAGCGTATTCACCGATGACACTGCGTTTTTTCATTCTGCAAACACATTACCGTAGCACGCTTGATTTTTCCAACGAAGCATTGCAGGCAGCAGAAAAAGGATTGCAGCGATTGATGAATGCACTCGAAACATTAAATAAACTTTCCTACCGGGAAAACAGCGCTGATTTCAACGCTGATGAAAACACAAGGGTACTCGGATTGATCAATTCCTGCACTGAATTCATGAATGATGATCTGAATACAGCGATGGCGATGGCTTCCTTGTTTGAGCTGAGTGGCAGTATTTTTTCCTGGAAGAATGAACAGCTTTCCATTTCATCCATCAGCAAAGAAACATTTGAATTGCTGGTTACTACTTTCAATAATTTTGTATCAGACATCTTCGGTTTAAAAAGTGAGAAGGCCAATGACGACAGCAAGATGAATGGATTGATGGAGTTGCTGATCTCCCTTCGTAAAGAAGCACGCACTAAAAAAGATTTTGCTACTTCGGATAAGATCCGTGATGATTTGCAAAAGGCAGGGATTCAGTTGAAGGATGGGAAGGAGGGGACGAGTTGGGAAGGGTGAGGTGGAGATGATGTGCCGATGTGCCAATGATTTCAATGTGCCGATGAAAACAATTGGTTGATGTGTTGATGATTTTAAACCTTCCATTTAATAGCACGCTTGTTCAAATCAAAGCCGGAAACAGGATTGCCGGTTTGTTATTAGACTTGCCATTTTAGAATTCAATCAGTTAAGCACCTCATTCAACAACTTTTCATAATGGCCCGTATAAAAGTTGACCTGCACGATATTTACAACAACAGCAAAGCAATTGATAATGCATTGCAAAAAGCATTTGATGACGCGATCGATAAAAAAATCCGGGAAGTGGAAATCATTCCCGGAAAAGGAAGCGGGCAGCTTCGCAAAAAAGTTGAACGGTTTTTACAACAGCCACATATCAAACCAATGTATCACCGTATTGAAAATGACAGTAAAAACTTCGGGCGACTGTTTGTGTATTTTAAGTTTTAGAAGATGCACTTGGTGCTTTAGCAGTTAATCTTTGGCAGGATTCAACCAGAATAACCTCATTTTGTTATCTCGTTCAAACCCTGCCAAAGTTGGTGCCAATAGAGGCTTAATTCAGCGACAGCTTTTATTCAAGTATAACATCCAGAATATCTTCCCTGATACTCGCAGCTTTTTCGGTAATCGGACTGCTGATAATGGTTCCGATGTTTATAGCCACGAAAAAGTAAGTGTCCTTATCAGGAATATATTCTAAAAGGCAACCTGCTCCAATGCCACCGCCGGAATGACCATAAACATCGTGTTCCTTGTATGGATCGTTACTGATACCCAAACCGTAACCATAAGCATATTTTCCAGTGTCATTTTTCACAAAGGTGAGCATCTGATCCATGGATGATTGCGTAAGCAACTGGTCTTCAAATAAAGCTTTCAGGAATTTGACATAATCAATCGGCGAGGCAATGATTCCATCATCACCAATCAAGGATCCCACATTCACCTTTTGCATCTCCGAACAATTTTCAATCACGCTGTTGCTGTAGCGGTCCCAATAAGAATTTACAAGGCCTGGCTGATCAAGGTAATTTGCATCTTCACGATAGTATGAATTAACCAATCCCAACGGTTTGAAAATCTGATCACGCAAGTATTTCGCATGATCACCGGTAAGCTGATCACCAATCAAGGCAAGCAGTAAATAGTTGGTATTGGTGTATTTACGTTTGCTTCCGGGTTCGAATTGCATATCGTCACCTTCAATAAAATCAAGATAGTCCATCGTGGTAAAAACATGCAAAGGATGTTGCAAAAGGTAACTCACATAAGCTGGCTTGTCGTTGTACTCAGGAACACCTGAAGTATGGTTCATCAATTGGCGCACCGTCACTTTTTCAGCACCAGTCACTTTTTTAGTTACTTCTTCAGGCAGATACTTTGTGATTTTTTCATCAAGGTTGATCTTCCCTTCTTCATTCAATTTTAGAATGGCCACAGCGAGATAGGTTTTTGAAACACTCTGCGAATACTGCAAGTGGCAAGGTTGCATGAGCGTTTTGTTTTCCAGTTTAGCGTAACCTGAAGCGCCGGCCCAATAACCTTCCGGCGAGTAAACCACCAAAGCAACGCCTGGTAAACCGTTTGAAGCATACTTGTCTATCAGGCTTTGCAATTGGTTGGCTTTGGAATAATTGACATTGATATCCTCCTCTAAAGTGCAGGCATTTCCCGCTATTTCCCAGGTTTGTTTGCTGCACGATGATGCGAGTAGAGCGATGACAAGAATCGAAAAATATTTCATGTTGGATGATTTTGTTTTTTAGTAATTAAAATGAATGCGTGTACCAATCTGGAAGAGCGAATAAAAGCTAAGTGGTATACCATCGTTGTAGAACAAAGCAGGAATCACCTGGTAACTGATGAAAGGCGACAGGTAAGTTTTGGTGCTGTAATTATTGTAGCCGAAAGAAATTCCCAATGGAACAATCAACTGCGATTTACCAGCTGCAGTAGAAGTGAGCTGACCATTTGAATATTCAAATGCATCAACCGGATGAAAGACTCTTTGCCATCCAATACCGGCTTTTAATTCAGGATAAAAATGATTGAAAATGGCAGGACGATAAACAGTTTGTGTGTAGGTGAAAAATCCGTTGCCTGCATCTTTGTTAAAATAATAGCCTGCCTGAAACTGTTGCGCCCAGTTTTGTTTTCCGTTCAAACTGACTTCGGTGCCCAAAGCAATACCCACATGTGTGAAATTGCTTTTGAGATCATGAAAAGGGAGCGCGAAATTCTGAAACTGTACGCTAACAATAATTGGAAAATTACGGTAGTCTGTTTCCGGTGCATCGGAATCCTGTGCCTGACTAAATGTCGTTTGGAATAACAACACGAGGCAAATGGAAAAAGTAAACTTCATAGCTGAAAAATTTTGTGTGCTGCAAATATGCAATGGTTAATAAGGTGAAAACAAGCTATTAGCCGACAATTCCGGTGAAGTGTAGCAGAATTTCCCTCGAAATGCAGCCATTAAGCGGGTTGAAACCATGTTTTAAAAGCTGGCGCCTTCAAGCGACTCACTGATATAGTATTGGGAAAATTTTCATTCGACCTGATAAGTACATTGATCTTTCCATTCTCGCTACGATCGAAGCCGGTGACAATCTGACGGTGAATGATAGACTGCCGGTTCAGCCGGAAAAAAAATTCAGGTGGTAGCTTTTGTTCCACCATGTCCAGCGATTCGTCGAGGTAGTAATTTTTGGATTGAGTGGTAGAAAGAACGGCATATTCATTTTCAATGGTGAACCCGGCAATTTCTGAAAAGGGTATGGAAATATTTTTCTTACCAAACTTAACCATGAAACCTTCACTCCGGACGAGTTTTTCCTGCAAACGCGCATCTTCCGTATCCTGCCACATAGTATAGTAGTGCAAGCCAATGTAAATACCATTTACAACAAGGAACCAAATGAAAATAATGACAACATCTACGGTAAAAAAGGACACCGGCATCGGATGATCTGTAAAAATCCAATTCACCAGCATTGTTTGCAGAATGATGGCAGTCACTCCCGCAACAGAACTGGTAATTGTTTGAATAACAATCCGCTTTGTGGTATTGCGCTGATAAGGATAAACACGATCGAGATAAATAATGACCGCTCTGCAGCAAAGCCAGCCGACATAACCCTGCTGTGTATCAATTAGAAAAGTAAGTACCAGGAACCAATCTAAACGGATATTGACATAGGTAAGATGATAATTGATGGCCGCAATAATTGGAATAAGTACGATGAACAGCCTTACATCATTATAGCGATATGGACGGGATTTGAACAAGGAAATTTTTTTGTAAAAATATTTATTCCTGAATTGAAAATCAGGTTACAATATACCGCAGCTCAATAGACTGATGTGAGCGTTTTTTTATAAAATAATCAGTTTCCAGTCCATCTATTTCATTAACCATCAAATTGTGGTTCGTATTTTTCTATAGGAAGTTATTCTTCTAAAAAACAAAGCATATGAAAACGTTAGCAATTGCAGTTCTCGCCATAGGCATTTTGATGACCGCTTTTACGGGCTTCACGCTTATCACTAAGAAAAAAGTAGTGGACATTGGTGCTCTTGAAATTAAAAAGGAAGAACGGACGCCCATTTATTGGTCGCCCGTAACCGGTGTTATTCTAATTGTTGCCGGTGCAGGTCTATTACTTTTTAGCAGGGAAAAAAAATAGTCTGTTAGTTAAATTTTTTTCTGACCATTCATTTTACAAACCCTGACTTCATCATTTACCTAACCTTATAAAAATAGCGACCATGAAAAATCAAACTGTAAAACCAACTTCAGTAAAAACTAATGAATCGAAATCAACAAAATCAAATGAAAAGACAGGGGGTGAAGATTCTCCTGCTTATCCCCCATATCCGGCTTCAGAAGATATTATGAATCCGGCAAATGATATGGAAAAAACCGACCTAAATGAGGAAAATTTTTCCCCTGAAACGGTTGCCTTAAACCTTGAAAAAAATAAAAATAATGCTTCAGCAAATCAACCCGCGACAACAAATGAGGAGGAGGAGGAAACGGAAGATAACGAAGGCAAAAGTGAAGCAGATCTTACAGAGGCAGATTTTTTAGCGCTTGGAAGTGATGAAATAAACACTTCGGATGAAGATGATTTGCTTTTACAAAAACGAACAGCGCCTGTTGACATGGCCGGTTCAGATCTCGATGTTCCGGGCAGTGAACTGGACGATGACGATGAGATGGTTGGTTCTGAAGACGAAGAGAACAATACCTATAGCATTGGAGGCGACCGTCATGATGATCTGGAAGAAAATTCAGATGATATTGAAGAGCAACTTTAATTTTTTAACCATCACAAAACAT
The genomic region above belongs to Chitinophagaceae bacterium and contains:
- a CDS encoding SRPBCC family protein: MSLIILTTSINAPIQRCFDLSRSIDLHMHSTSKTKEKAIAGVTAGLIGSNESVIWRAKHLGVYQQLTVAITAFDNPNSFTDTMVKGIFKSMQHEHRFESKGNTTIMTDHLHFKAPLGILGTLAEKLFLTDYMKCFLLERNQMIKTVAESETWRKYLPS
- a CDS encoding cysteine--tRNA ligase — translated: MNQLKIYNSLSRTKEIFNAINAPYVGMYVCGPTVSGETHLGHSRPYVTFDILFRYLTFSGYKVRYVRNITDAGHFEEEDRESEDKVANKAKLERLEPMELVQKYTNIYHDMMDKLNILRPSIEPTATGHIVEQITMIEDIIEKGFAYVVNGSVYFDVTKYAKQNDYGRLSGRKIEEMIAGSRELEGQGEKRNPADFALWKNAPPEHIMRWKSPWGEGFPGWHIECSAMSSKYLGTPFDIHGGGMDLLFPHHESEIAQTKISTGLPIANYWMHNNMITIKGQKMSKSLGNTITISQMFNGDHPLLDKAYSPMTLRFFILQTHYRSTLDFSNEALQAAEKGLQRLMNALETLNKLSYRENSADFNADENTRVLGLINSCTEFMNDDLNTAMAMASLFELSGSIFSWKNEQLSISSISKETFELLVTTFNNFVSDIFGLKSEKANDDSKMNGLMELLISLRKEARTKKDFATSDKIRDDLQKAGIQLKDGKEGTSWEG
- a CDS encoding Smr/MutS family protein, which translates into the protein MARIKVDLHDIYNNSKAIDNALQKAFDDAIDKKIREVEIIPGKGSGQLRKKVERFLQQPHIKPMYHRIENDSKNFGRLFVYFKF
- a CDS encoding universal stress protein, with the protein product MKKILVAFDGTVFSEGALEYAFHLSGNEGAMIVGVFIEDLSYVGYATLFGEDYFTFNAALLEKMEHEDDGKFSESISKFESICKQRGISYQVHLDKGVPVNELVRESLFADLIVIGYRTFFSNVMGEASFLKDVLLDAECPVMAVPDQFNPMESLLLSFDGKAPSVYAIKQFTQLFPNLSQELPATILSITRTKEEVLDYQNLMQEYISIHYRHVETENFTGEAEEAILNIAERLKNPLIIMGAFGRNAVSRFFSRSAASKLLKNQSLPIFVSHK
- a CDS encoding cytochrome c; amino-acid sequence: MKNKFARINCITHQFMMGVIFFLVAVTFLSCSQKNAITFSNDVAPIIYDKCTKCHRPGTPAPFSLISYKDVAKRSKTIREIINKGIMPPWPADPSYTHFLGENQLSADQVSIINQWVDAGAPIGDSSKIPPAPQFPTGSMIGKPDMVLKIKPFLVKGDHTDRFMVMKIPFELASDTFIRAIEFVPGSKLVHHVNGRIIFYDDDKKQNIFAGEYALDTKEETRESVFRKMNLLNDDGSYPGNDHYIHSATNYLPGVITMLYPESIGGFFVKRKGIIYLNDIHYGPAMEDVLDTSYVNIFFGATPSKRPVQEIQLGTLGISDIVPFLVIPPDTVMTFITRAKILSDISLLTVNPHMHLLGKSFVAYALKPNGDTLPLIRINHWDFRWQYFYTYEKMLHIPAGSTIEVVAVMDNTTANPNNPHDPPQEVEGRNGSMRTTDEMLQLILTFLPYETGDENIELGVNRKTNQNVVFNQ
- a CDS encoding COX15/CtaA family protein, whose translation is MNGIISGNGFCCIFAIAFFSLLMTSPSNKLVGYWLLAGVFMIMIQVLLGGITRLTGSGLSITQWDVIMGAIPPMNNTEWQRAFDQYKHFPQYKLMNSDMTVESFKSIFWWEFLHRLWARLMGFAFIIPFLYFIVKKMIDRELGKKLLFIFVLGALQGLLGWIMVQSGLIDKPWVNPINLSAHLILALILYCYLLWVALELLQPEHDAGAILSMKNFSTILLTLLFLQIFYGGLMAGNKAALFYPTFPKIGAGYIPHGIFLQRPWLSNFISNIGMIQVVHRSLGYTIAICMFVFYWKCRRQVATPFLKNILLMLPLLVTVQVLLGILTLINSLGKIPVTFGVLHQLIALLLLTAMVIVQFQLSRKANSAFMEHETGRNANRPISHSA
- a CDS encoding redoxin domain-containing protein: MKSLLLFALFLLSFYISGCSNKKTTSDLFSVELISVQHENFPFSELHSKKASVIVFLQPECPFCNSYGKTLRELDSVFKKQNILLIGVVAGKNYPENEIIAYSGKNRLQFPILLDPEFVLQKKLRATITPEAFLVSNNGAILYRGMIDNWGYEIGKVRPIVTAHYLTDAVSALLQNKPVSPDSTKAIGCYIE